Proteins encoded within one genomic window of Streptomyces profundus:
- a CDS encoding MarR family winged helix-turn-helix transcriptional regulator yields MNASPRWLTSEQQAAWDSFIRMQEKLIGRLSRRVQADSGMSAADYIVLAKLTETGGGRMRFMDLAKLVEWEKSRMSHQVGRMAKRGLVAKEECPDDGRGAFIVATAAGYQAIEDAAPTHVEHVRRLFIDALDAEELAALARISNRVLAHMERQPD; encoded by the coding sequence ATGAACGCATCGCCTCGCTGGCTGACCTCGGAGCAGCAGGCCGCCTGGGACAGTTTCATCCGCATGCAGGAGAAGCTCATCGGACGGCTCTCCCGCCGAGTCCAGGCCGACTCCGGAATGTCCGCCGCCGACTACATCGTGTTGGCCAAGCTCACCGAGACCGGCGGCGGGCGGATGCGCTTCATGGACCTGGCCAAGCTGGTGGAGTGGGAGAAGAGCCGGATGTCCCACCAGGTCGGGCGGATGGCGAAGCGCGGTCTTGTGGCCAAGGAGGAGTGCCCCGACGACGGGCGCGGCGCGTTCATCGTCGCCACCGCGGCCGGCTACCAGGCGATCGAGGATGCCGCGCCCACGCACGTCGAGCATGTCCGCCGCCTGTTCATCGATGCCCTCGACGCCGAGGAACTCGCCGCGCTCGCCCGGATCTCGAACCGCGTCCTCGCCCATATGGAGCGACAGCCCGACTGA
- a CDS encoding hydrolase gives MSTETKAGLDALLTPEESVLVLIDHQPFQFANLNSHEPTMIVNNVVGLGKAAKVFDVPTILTTVLEERGGLLLQGLQDVFPEQKPINRTLINTWEDERVVDAVKATGRKKLIIAGLWTEICVAMPAIQAAGEGFDVFVVTDASGGVSPEAHDIAVRRMAQAGVVPITWVAVMSEWQRDWAREKTIAGATEIMLQHTGATGVAFAWETQLLAGGRGGDGA, from the coding sequence ATGAGCACCGAGACCAAGGCCGGACTCGACGCGCTGCTGACGCCCGAGGAGAGCGTCCTCGTGCTGATCGACCACCAGCCGTTCCAGTTCGCCAACCTGAACAGCCACGAACCGACGATGATCGTCAACAACGTCGTCGGGCTCGGCAAGGCCGCCAAGGTGTTCGACGTCCCGACGATTCTGACGACCGTTCTGGAGGAGCGCGGCGGCCTTCTCCTCCAGGGGCTACAGGATGTGTTCCCGGAGCAGAAGCCGATCAACAGGACCCTCATCAACACCTGGGAGGACGAGCGCGTCGTGGACGCCGTCAAGGCGACCGGACGCAAGAAGCTGATCATCGCAGGCCTCTGGACGGAGATCTGTGTGGCCATGCCGGCCATCCAGGCGGCGGGCGAGGGCTTCGACGTCTTCGTCGTCACCGACGCCTCGGGCGGCGTCTCACCGGAGGCGCACGACATAGCCGTGCGGCGCATGGCCCAGGCGGGCGTGGTTCCGATCACCTGGGTGGCCGTGATGAGCGAGTGGCAGCGCGACTGGGCCCGCGAGAAGACCATCGCCGGCGCCACCGAGATCATGCTTCAGCACACCGGTGCCACCGGTGTGGCCTTCGCCTGGGAGACGCAGCTCCTCGCCGGAGGGCGCGGCGGAGACGGCGCCTGA
- a CDS encoding nuclear transport factor 2 family protein has product MTSGTAPDQARRNTETVLTAMRELFVEKDLTALDRYWAEPYVQHSPQLPGGLETLRAVVPGLEGFSWEPRRIAAQGDLVFTHSIVHGWAPGPVVIVDIFRLENGRIVEHWDVVQDLTPPEATVSGNPMI; this is encoded by the coding sequence ATGACCAGTGGTACCGCGCCTGACCAGGCTCGGCGTAACACCGAGACCGTGCTCACCGCCATGCGGGAGCTCTTCGTCGAGAAGGACCTCACCGCGCTCGACCGGTACTGGGCCGAGCCCTACGTACAGCACAGCCCCCAACTGCCCGGCGGTCTGGAAACGCTCCGCGCCGTGGTGCCGGGCCTGGAGGGCTTCTCGTGGGAGCCGAGGCGGATCGCCGCCCAGGGCGACCTCGTGTTCACCCACAGCATCGTCCACGGCTGGGCGCCGGGACCCGTCGTCATCGTCGACATCTTCCGGCTGGAGAACGGCCGGATCGTCGAGCACTGGGACGTCGTCCAGGACCTCACCCCGCCCGAGGCGACCGTCAGCGGCAACCCGATGATCTGA
- a CDS encoding (4Fe-4S)-binding protein has protein sequence MSGGAERKAYQGRAITVTFEAGRCRHAAECVNGLPEVFDTSRRPWIQPDGAAADRLAEVVRRCPSGALRYQLADGGAEAPDRPARSAEAPPGG, from the coding sequence ATGAGCGGCGGAGCTGAGCGGAAGGCGTACCAGGGGCGGGCGATCACGGTCACGTTCGAGGCCGGGCGCTGTCGGCACGCGGCCGAGTGCGTCAACGGCCTGCCCGAGGTTTTCGACACGAGCAGGCGCCCGTGGATCCAGCCGGACGGCGCCGCCGCCGATCGCCTGGCCGAGGTGGTCCGGCGCTGCCCCTCGGGCGCGCTGCGATACCAGCTCGCGGACGGCGGGGCGGAGGCGCCGGACCGGCCCGCCCGATCCGCCGAAGCACCCCCCGGCGGTTGA
- a CDS encoding ABC transporter substrate-binding protein — translation MTRTTGRINRRRLLAAGGAMALGAGTLTALGGCSLSPDGGGDGGGAGDGEGEAPELRRLVEEGELPPLAERIPTNPLVVTPVDQVGSYGGTWRNALIGAGDTFRLQYTVGYENLVRWNLDWTAAEPNVAESVTVNGDATRFTFRLREGMKWSDGEPFTVDDVLFAFQDIAMNRDIIPDTPGHLTAGGEPARLERVDDHTLELVFAAPRALFLEELASGPSDMLTRMPRHYLARFHPDHGEDADAAARELDYSGAVELLQDAMYAGALWSNPALPRLHAWLPGNAVGDGTRVRFTRNPYYWKVDTEGNQLPYLDGIDFEIVQDAEVLLLNVLQGEIDMLDRHVTTTRNKPVLAAEREAGGYRFFDLVPDKLNTLTVMFNLTCRDEARREVFNHRDFRVGLSHAINRQELINALHARQGEPWQVAPARESELFDEEMAKQYTEYDLDLANEALDRTGWTERDGDGIRLGPDGRPISFRVLVGTGAGKPELADALELIRPDWRAVGIDMRVQNEDETLRVQLIQANEHQALVWDGDGGLDTVNTPNFFMPEWGDNSAFCPEWYTWLATGGAEGQEPPEAAKEQYRIYHDQLAAEPDRDRRTELMREILAIAKREFWTIGVSTALPGYGIVGEDFRNMVQETYFAGTFPYPGVTNPEQYYIES, via the coding sequence ATGACGCGTACGACAGGCCGCATCAACCGGAGAAGACTCCTCGCCGCCGGCGGCGCCATGGCGCTCGGCGCCGGGACGCTGACCGCGCTCGGCGGGTGCAGCCTCTCGCCGGACGGCGGCGGCGACGGGGGCGGCGCGGGGGACGGCGAGGGCGAGGCGCCCGAGCTGCGCCGCCTGGTCGAGGAGGGCGAACTGCCGCCGCTGGCCGAGCGGATACCGACCAACCCGCTGGTGGTGACCCCGGTGGACCAGGTCGGCAGCTACGGCGGCACCTGGCGCAACGCGCTGATCGGTGCCGGCGACACCTTCCGCCTCCAGTACACCGTGGGCTACGAGAACCTCGTCCGCTGGAACCTGGACTGGACGGCGGCCGAGCCCAACGTCGCCGAGTCGGTGACCGTCAACGGCGACGCCACCCGCTTCACCTTCCGGCTGCGGGAGGGCATGAAGTGGTCGGACGGCGAGCCGTTCACCGTGGACGACGTGCTGTTCGCCTTCCAGGACATCGCCATGAACCGGGACATCATCCCCGACACCCCCGGGCATCTCACCGCCGGCGGCGAACCGGCCAGGCTGGAGCGGGTCGACGACCACACCCTTGAGCTGGTCTTCGCCGCGCCCCGCGCGCTGTTCCTTGAGGAGCTGGCCAGCGGGCCGAGCGACATGCTGACCCGGATGCCCCGGCACTACCTGGCGAGGTTCCACCCCGACCACGGCGAGGACGCCGACGCCGCCGCCCGCGAGCTGGACTACTCGGGCGCGGTCGAGCTGCTCCAGGACGCCATGTACGCCGGCGCCCTGTGGAGCAACCCGGCCCTGCCCCGGCTGCACGCCTGGCTGCCGGGGAACGCGGTCGGCGACGGCACCCGGGTCCGTTTCACCCGCAACCCGTACTACTGGAAGGTCGACACGGAGGGCAACCAGCTGCCTTACCTCGACGGGATCGACTTCGAGATCGTCCAGGACGCCGAGGTGCTGCTGCTCAACGTCCTCCAGGGCGAGATCGACATGCTGGACCGGCATGTCACCACCACCCGCAACAAGCCGGTGCTGGCCGCCGAGCGGGAGGCGGGTGGCTACCGCTTCTTCGACCTGGTGCCGGACAAGCTCAACACGCTGACCGTCATGTTCAACCTGACCTGCCGGGACGAGGCCAGGCGCGAGGTCTTCAACCACCGCGACTTCCGCGTCGGCCTCTCCCACGCCATCAACCGGCAGGAGCTGATCAACGCCCTGCACGCGCGGCAGGGCGAGCCCTGGCAGGTGGCGCCGGCCAGGGAGTCGGAGCTGTTCGACGAGGAGATGGCGAAGCAGTACACGGAGTACGACCTCGACCTGGCCAACGAGGCTCTGGACCGCACCGGTTGGACGGAGCGCGACGGCGACGGGATACGTCTCGGCCCGGACGGCCGGCCGATCTCGTTCCGGGTCCTGGTGGGAACGGGCGCCGGCAAGCCGGAGTTGGCCGACGCGCTGGAGCTGATCCGCCCCGACTGGCGCGCCGTGGGCATCGACATGCGGGTGCAGAACGAGGACGAGACCCTGCGCGTCCAGCTCATCCAGGCCAACGAGCACCAGGCCCTGGTCTGGGACGGCGACGGCGGTCTCGACACCGTCAACACCCCCAACTTCTTCATGCCGGAGTGGGGGGACAACTCGGCCTTCTGCCCCGAGTGGTACACCTGGCTCGCCACCGGCGGCGCCGAGGGGCAGGAGCCGCCCGAGGCCGCGAAGGAGCAGTACCGGATCTACCACGATCAGCTCGCCGCCGAGCCCGACCGCGACCGGCGCACCGAGCTGATGCGGGAGATCCTGGCCATCGCCAAACGCGAGTTCTGGACCATCGGCGTCTCCACCGCGCTGCCCGGCTACGGCATCGTCGGCGAGGACTTCCGCAACATGGTCCAGGAGACGTACTTCGCCGGCACGTTCCCGTACCCCGGGGTGACCAACCCCGAGCAGTACTACATCGAGTCCTGA
- a CDS encoding acetylxylan esterase has translation METAEFAEANVRVRRLRYAGPFDPTYGYDPEGLLAVGAPPAPGDFADFWRLRFARAAEVQVRPRIGPLVQRDAAHRTHRVDFGSVGGRRIGGWLTLPASGPVTRGCVATHGYGGRERPDPTLPPPGAATVWPVLRGLGALSRFPDIPEAAEEHVLHGIASRDTYVHGDCAADVWCAATALLELVPEAAAQLTYLGTSFGGGIGPLALPWDERFSAAALTVPSFGNHPLRLTLPCAGSGEAVRRLHRVRPGVADVLRYFDAATAASHLRVPTHVGAALLDPVVPPPGQFAIHNALAGPRRLFVLTAGHFDHPDAAREQAALLRSTHRFLAETPDERRPDR, from the coding sequence ATGGAAACGGCAGAGTTCGCCGAAGCGAACGTTCGCGTCAGGCGGTTGAGGTATGCGGGGCCGTTCGATCCGACCTATGGGTACGACCCGGAGGGGCTGTTGGCCGTGGGCGCCCCGCCGGCGCCCGGGGACTTCGCCGACTTCTGGCGTCTTCGGTTCGCGAGGGCGGCCGAGGTCCAGGTGAGGCCCAGGATCGGGCCCCTGGTCCAGCGGGACGCCGCCCACCGCACCCACCGCGTCGACTTCGGCTCGGTCGGCGGCCGGCGCATCGGCGGCTGGCTCACCCTGCCCGCCTCGGGCCCTGTCACCCGAGGCTGTGTGGCCACCCACGGATATGGCGGTCGCGAACGCCCGGACCCGACGCTGCCACCGCCCGGTGCGGCCACCGTCTGGCCCGTGCTGCGGGGCCTGGGCGCGCTCAGCCGCTTCCCCGACATACCCGAGGCGGCGGAGGAACACGTGCTGCACGGCATCGCGTCCCGGGACACCTATGTGCACGGCGACTGTGCCGCCGACGTCTGGTGCGCGGCCACGGCGCTGCTGGAGCTGGTCCCCGAGGCCGCCGCCCAACTGACCTATCTGGGCACCAGCTTCGGCGGCGGCATCGGCCCGCTGGCGCTGCCCTGGGACGAGCGGTTCAGCGCGGCGGCGCTGACCGTGCCCAGCTTCGGCAACCACCCGTTGCGGCTGACCCTGCCCTGCGCCGGCAGCGGCGAGGCGGTGCGCCGCCTGCACCGCGTGCGGCCGGGCGTGGCCGACGTGTTGCGCTACTTCGACGCGGCGACGGCCGCCTCCCACCTGCGCGTTCCCACCCATGTCGGGGCCGCGCTCCTCGACCCGGTGGTGCCGCCGCCCGGGCAGTTCGCGATCCACAACGCGCTGGCCGGCCCACGCCGGCTCTTCGTCCTGACCGCCGGCCACTTCGACCACCCGGACGCGGCGAGAGAACAGGCCGCGCTCCTGCGCTCCACCCACCGCTTCCTCGCGGAGACCCCCGACGAGCGACGACCTGATCGTTGA
- a CDS encoding FAD-dependent oxidoreductase: MTETSADLAVIGGGLGGVAAALAAARSGLRVLLTEEYDWLGGQLTVQGTPPDEHPWIEQFGATASYRALREGIREHYRRWYPLTAEARADRALNPGRGRVSALCAEPRVAHDVLRALLAPYQASGRLEIRTGLVPCAATTDGDAVTSVTLRSTRDDERLTVTAPFVLDATETGELLPLTGTEYVTGFESREETGEPHAPAQAQPDNIQAASWCLALEHRAGEDHTIDKPDDYGFWRDYQPPYWPGPLFGMVAPKPQTLEPTRRLLEPNPDPDDPAPPIAGDLDLWAFRRVLARENFTPGFLESDVVIVNWPMIDYVEGPLHGGDAEQDARHLAGARAMSRGFLYWLQTELPRADGGTGLPGLRTRPDVVGTTDGLTMGPYHRESRRIRAVHTVTEQEVSLAVRGERGAVVHHDSVGVGSYRIDLHPSTGGDNYIDIGSCPFQIPLGALLPRRTVNLLPAAKNIGTTHITNGCYRLHPVEWNIGEAAALLAVYCLRERATPHQVHADARHLADYRGLLTDHGVELSWPRVHGY; this comes from the coding sequence GTGACCGAGACCAGCGCCGACCTCGCCGTCATCGGGGGCGGGTTGGGCGGCGTCGCCGCCGCCCTCGCCGCCGCCCGCAGCGGCCTTCGGGTGCTGCTCACCGAGGAGTACGACTGGCTCGGCGGGCAGCTCACCGTGCAGGGCACCCCGCCCGACGAGCACCCCTGGATCGAGCAGTTCGGCGCCACCGCCTCCTACCGCGCCCTGCGCGAGGGCATCAGGGAGCACTACCGGCGCTGGTACCCGCTGACCGCCGAGGCGCGCGCCGACCGCGCGCTCAACCCGGGGCGCGGCCGGGTGAGCGCCCTGTGCGCCGAGCCCCGGGTCGCGCACGACGTGCTGCGCGCCCTGCTGGCCCCCTATCAGGCGTCCGGGCGGCTGGAGATCAGGACCGGTCTTGTGCCGTGCGCGGCGACCACCGACGGCGACGCCGTCACCAGCGTGACCCTGCGCTCCACCCGCGACGACGAACGCCTCACCGTGACCGCCCCGTTCGTCCTGGACGCGACCGAGACGGGCGAGTTGCTCCCGCTCACCGGAACCGAGTACGTCACGGGGTTCGAGTCGAGGGAGGAGACGGGGGAACCGCACGCCCCCGCCCAGGCCCAGCCGGACAACATCCAGGCCGCCTCCTGGTGCCTGGCCCTGGAACACCGGGCGGGCGAGGACCACACCATCGACAAGCCGGACGACTACGGGTTCTGGCGGGACTACCAACCCCCCTACTGGCCGGGCCCGTTGTTCGGCATGGTGGCACCGAAGCCACAGACCCTCGAACCCACGAGACGGCTTCTCGAACCCAACCCCGACCCCGACGACCCCGCTCCGCCGATCGCGGGCGACCTGGATCTGTGGGCCTTCCGCCGCGTCCTGGCCAGGGAGAACTTCACCCCCGGCTTCCTGGAGTCCGACGTCGTCATCGTCAACTGGCCGATGATCGACTATGTCGAGGGGCCGCTCCACGGCGGCGACGCCGAACAGGACGCCCGGCATCTGGCCGGCGCCCGCGCGATGAGCCGCGGTTTCCTCTACTGGCTCCAGACCGAACTGCCGCGCGCCGACGGCGGGACGGGCCTGCCCGGGCTGCGGACCCGCCCCGACGTGGTGGGCACGACCGACGGCCTGACCATGGGCCCCTACCACCGGGAGTCCCGCCGCATCCGGGCCGTGCACACCGTCACCGAGCAGGAGGTCTCCCTCGCGGTGCGCGGGGAGCGCGGCGCGGTGGTCCACCACGACTCGGTCGGCGTCGGCTCCTACCGCATCGACCTGCACCCCTCCACCGGAGGGGACAACTACATCGACATCGGCTCCTGCCCCTTCCAGATCCCGCTGGGCGCGCTGCTGCCGCGACGGACGGTCAACCTGCTGCCCGCCGCGAAGAACATCGGCACCACCCACATCACCAACGGCTGCTACCGGCTGCACCCCGTCGAGTGGAACATCGGCGAGGCCGCCGCGCTGCTGGCCGTCTACTGCCTGCGCGAGCGGGCCACCCCGCACCAGGTCCACGCCGACGCCCGGCACCTCGCCGACTACCGCGGCCTGCTGACCGACCACGGCGTCGAGCTGTCCTGGCCCCGGGTCCACGGGTACTGA
- a CDS encoding GNAT family N-acetyltransferase translates to MAVEVSDVPAAKRYEARVDGEAGVAGVADYLRTTELIAFLHTEVAPEYEGRGVGSALARTALDEARAANLRVLATCPFFAAWIARHPDYQDLLYQSRSQVSD, encoded by the coding sequence ATGGCGGTTGAAGTGAGCGACGTGCCCGCGGCGAAGCGGTACGAGGCCCGGGTCGACGGCGAGGCCGGGGTCGCGGGCGTCGCCGACTACCTGCGCACGACGGAACTCATCGCGTTCCTGCACACCGAGGTCGCGCCGGAGTACGAAGGCAGGGGCGTCGGGTCCGCGCTGGCCCGCACCGCGTTGGACGAGGCGCGCGCCGCCAACCTGCGGGTGCTGGCGACCTGCCCCTTCTTCGCGGCGTGGATCGCTCGCCACCCCGACTACCAGGACCTGCTGTACCAGTCCCGCAGCCAGGTCAGCGACTGA
- a CDS encoding LacI family DNA-binding transcriptional regulator encodes MPVNRQRRAPTQADVARRAGVSQATVSAVVNERAASSRIPQATERLVRQAISELGYAANPAARSLKGKGNRLLGVHTFEAVFPISSRDFYHEFLIGVEEQAVAEGYDLVLFTSTEDHNGERRLYRDGTNRLNVADGSVLLGVTHDLSDLARLSRDGYPFVHIGRRAVPGAEIDWVSADYTAGTRDAVGSLTEAGHRRICYLGLTDRTEPLVDREAGYRAACARADIPPLPVLMNPGQLEQEWFDLAVDSGITAFVTEEESLTGRLAEFAAHRGLRIPADLSAITLRDTGGGPYPGVAWSSLGIPRNEIGRAAVRLLVETLAEPDAARPRQLALPCAPPEPTTIAPPPTTRRKGDS; translated from the coding sequence GTGCCAGTGAATCGCCAGCGGCGGGCGCCGACCCAGGCGGATGTGGCGCGCCGGGCCGGGGTGTCCCAGGCGACGGTCTCGGCCGTCGTCAACGAACGGGCCGCCAGCAGCCGCATACCGCAAGCGACCGAGCGGCTCGTCCGGCAGGCCATCAGCGAGCTGGGCTACGCGGCCAACCCCGCCGCCCGCTCCCTGAAGGGCAAGGGCAACCGGCTGCTGGGGGTGCACACCTTCGAGGCCGTCTTCCCGATCAGCAGCCGGGACTTCTACCACGAGTTCCTGATCGGGGTGGAGGAGCAGGCCGTGGCCGAGGGCTACGACCTGGTGCTCTTCACCTCGACCGAGGACCACAACGGGGAGCGGCGCCTCTACCGCGACGGCACCAACCGGCTGAACGTCGCGGACGGCAGCGTGCTGCTCGGTGTCACCCACGACCTCTCCGACCTGGCGCGCCTCAGCAGGGACGGCTACCCCTTCGTCCACATCGGCCGCCGGGCCGTGCCGGGCGCCGAGATCGACTGGGTGAGCGCCGACTACACGGCCGGCACCCGGGACGCGGTCGGCTCCCTGACCGAGGCCGGCCACCGCAGGATCTGCTATCTGGGGCTCACCGACCGCACCGAGCCGCTCGTCGACCGGGAGGCCGGCTACCGCGCGGCCTGCGCGCGGGCGGACATCCCGCCGCTGCCGGTGCTGATGAACCCGGGTCAGCTCGAACAGGAGTGGTTCGACCTGGCCGTCGACTCCGGCATCACCGCCTTCGTCACCGAGGAGGAGTCGCTGACCGGCCGGCTCGCCGAGTTCGCCGCGCACCGGGGCCTGCGGATTCCCGCCGACCTCTCCGCCATCACCCTCCGCGACACCGGCGGCGGGCCCTACCCCGGGGTGGCCTGGAGCTCCCTCGGCATCCCACGCAACGAGATCGGAAGGGCCGCCGTGCGGCTGCTGGTCGAGACGCTCGCCGAGCCGGACGCGGCGCGCCCGCGGCAGCTCGCGCTGCCCTGCGCGCCCCCGGAACCCACCACCATCGCGCCGCCGCCCACCACCCGCCGCAAGGGGGACTCGTGA
- a CDS encoding S8 family serine peptidase, producing MTHRRAGAIAAGAVAVLGVGVLIPTIAQATPDRPGEIVGAGSATAIDGSFIVVLNEEVAAGSETAAELVEEHDATVGTVFETVINGYAIEASEEDAARLAADPAVAAVYQDELVTVATETQDDPPSWGLDRIDQPALPLDASYTHPAHGGADTTIYVVDTGINHTHEDFGGRAVPGFDAFGGDGTDDNGHGTHVASTAAGTEYGVAKQASLVSVKVLDATGAGSVSDVIAGVEWITARADDSSVVNMSIGTPANEALDAAVNASLTAGVHYVAAAGNSDQDASQVSPARLNRVITAAASTADDSRHPSSNWGPAVNGFAPGEDITAAWIGDDTATETLTGTSMAAAHTTGVLALGLHDYQGTEPMELWWDYLVESVFVHDAIDDPGAGSGNVLIQVAPPRDPGPLRAFARSDCSLGDDGAWSCTFDGGDSRSRAGIVAYDWNLGDGRQDSGETVTHTMAPGSHAIELTVTDAVGDTHSWTTRVGLSESAGEPVPFWVSTFCYERAAHWDCGSAPYLASGETPSPQPFEWDVDGAIIRGWAFDRSFPSGGEYQITVTAFDEEGRSTQLDSSLSVP from the coding sequence ATGACCCACAGGAGAGCCGGCGCCATCGCCGCCGGCGCGGTGGCCGTACTGGGCGTAGGCGTCCTCATACCGACCATCGCCCAGGCCACGCCCGACAGGCCGGGCGAGATCGTGGGTGCGGGCAGTGCCACGGCCATTGACGGCAGCTTTATCGTCGTGCTGAACGAGGAGGTCGCCGCCGGCTCGGAGACGGCCGCCGAGCTCGTCGAGGAGCACGACGCCACCGTCGGCACCGTCTTCGAGACGGTCATCAACGGCTACGCCATCGAGGCCAGCGAGGAGGACGCCGCGCGACTGGCGGCCGACCCCGCCGTTGCCGCCGTCTACCAGGACGAGTTGGTCACCGTCGCCACCGAGACCCAGGACGACCCGCCGTCCTGGGGCCTGGACCGCATCGACCAGCCCGCGCTCCCGCTGGACGCGTCCTACACCCACCCGGCGCACGGCGGCGCCGACACCACCATCTACGTGGTGGACACCGGCATCAACCACACCCACGAGGACTTCGGCGGTCGGGCCGTGCCCGGCTTCGACGCCTTCGGCGGCGACGGCACCGACGACAACGGGCACGGCACCCATGTGGCCTCCACCGCCGCCGGCACGGAGTACGGGGTCGCCAAGCAGGCGTCCCTGGTGTCCGTGAAGGTGCTCGACGCGACCGGTGCCGGCAGCGTCAGCGATGTCATCGCCGGCGTCGAGTGGATCACCGCCCGGGCCGATGACAGCTCCGTGGTCAACATGAGCATCGGCACCCCCGCGAACGAGGCGCTGGACGCCGCCGTCAACGCCTCGTTGACCGCGGGAGTCCACTATGTCGCCGCGGCCGGCAACTCCGACCAGGACGCGTCCCAGGTCAGCCCGGCCCGCCTCAACCGGGTGATCACCGCCGCCGCCAGCACGGCGGACGACAGCCGCCACCCCTCGTCCAACTGGGGCCCCGCCGTCAACGGGTTCGCCCCGGGGGAGGACATCACCGCCGCCTGGATCGGCGACGACACCGCGACCGAGACGCTGACCGGCACCTCCATGGCCGCGGCGCACACCACCGGGGTGCTGGCCCTCGGCCTGCACGACTACCAGGGCACCGAGCCCATGGAGCTGTGGTGGGACTATCTGGTGGAGTCGGTGTTCGTCCATGACGCCATCGACGATCCGGGCGCCGGCAGCGGCAACGTCCTGATCCAGGTGGCCCCGCCGAGGGACCCGGGGCCGCTGCGCGCCTTCGCCCGCAGCGACTGCTCGCTGGGCGACGACGGCGCCTGGAGCTGCACCTTCGACGGCGGTGACTCCCGGTCGCGCGCGGGTATCGTCGCCTACGACTGGAACCTGGGCGACGGCCGGCAGGACTCCGGCGAGACCGTCACGCACACCATGGCTCCCGGCTCCCACGCCATCGAGCTGACCGTGACCGACGCCGTGGGCGACACGCACAGCTGGACCACCCGCGTCGGCCTCAGCGAGAGCGCGGGCGAGCCCGTTCCGTTCTGGGTCAGCACCTTCTGCTACGAGCGCGCCGCGCACTGGGACTGCGGCTCCGCCCCGTACCTGGCGTCCGGTGAGACCCCGTCCCCCCAGCCCTTCGAGTGGGACGTGGACGGCGCGATCATCCGGGGATGGGCCTTCGATCGCAGCTTCCCCTCGGGCGGGGAGTACCAGATCACGGTGACGGCCTTCGACGAGGAGGGCCGCAGCACCCAGCTGGACTCCTCGCTGTCCGTGCCCTGA
- a CDS encoding ABC transporter permease: MLSYVARRCLYMIPTLFGISVVAFAIIQLPPGDFLTTLVSRMENQGERMDEAQLAALRERYGLGDPIVQQYLKWMGNILLHGDFGQSFEYSKTVSSLVMDRLPMTIVLAVTTLLLGWVIAFPIGLYSAVRQYSPGDYLATTVGFLGLAIPNFMIALILMYLGYSLFGMSVGGLFSPEFEDAAWNLGKLLDLLAHLWVPVVVLGTAGTAGLIRILRANLLDELRKPYVVAARARGMGERRLVWRYPLRVALNPFVSTVGWVLPGLVSGEVIVSQVLSLPTTGPLLLGALRSQDMYLASSIILIVSVLTVIGTLLSDILLAWLDPRVRLGQR; the protein is encoded by the coding sequence GTGCTGAGCTATGTGGCACGTCGGTGCCTCTACATGATCCCGACCCTTTTCGGGATATCGGTGGTGGCCTTCGCCATCATCCAACTTCCCCCGGGCGACTTCCTGACCACGTTGGTCTCCCGGATGGAGAACCAGGGCGAGCGGATGGACGAGGCCCAGCTGGCCGCCCTCCGCGAACGCTACGGGCTGGGCGATCCGATCGTCCAGCAGTACCTGAAGTGGATGGGGAACATCCTCCTCCACGGCGACTTCGGCCAGTCCTTCGAGTACAGCAAGACGGTCTCCTCGCTGGTGATGGACCGGCTGCCGATGACGATCGTGCTGGCCGTGACCACCCTGCTGCTCGGCTGGGTCATCGCCTTCCCGATCGGGCTCTACTCGGCGGTCCGCCAGTACTCGCCCGGGGACTACCTGGCCACCACCGTGGGCTTCCTGGGCCTGGCGATCCCCAACTTCATGATCGCGCTGATCCTGATGTACCTGGGCTACAGCCTGTTCGGGATGAGCGTCGGCGGGCTCTTCTCGCCGGAGTTCGAGGACGCCGCCTGGAACCTGGGCAAGCTCCTCGACCTGCTCGCCCACCTGTGGGTGCCGGTCGTCGTCCTCGGCACCGCCGGCACCGCCGGGCTGATCCGCATCCTGCGGGCCAACCTGCTGGACGAGCTCCGCAAGCCGTATGTGGTGGCCGCCCGCGCCCGGGGCATGGGCGAACGCCGGCTGGTGTGGCGGTATCCGCTGCGGGTCGCGCTCAACCCCTTCGTCTCCACCGTGGGTTGGGTGCTCCCCGGGCTGGTCTCGGGGGAGGTCATCGTCTCCCAGGTGCTCTCCCTGCCCACCACGGGACCACTGCTGCTCGGCGCCCTGCGCAGCCAGGACATGTACCTGGCCAGCTCGATCATCCTCATCGTCAGCGTGCTGACCGTCATCGGCACGCTGCTCTCCGACATCCTGCTCGCCTGGCTCGACCCCCGGGTCCGGCTCGGACAGCGGTAG